A window of Variovorax paradoxus EPS genomic DNA:
CGTGTCGGCGCTGCTCGACTTCCTGGGCAACGCATCGACGGTGATCGGCCTGCGGCTGCAAGGTGCGTCGCGCCTGTTGCTGCGCCGTCGCATGGCGGCGATTTCGCTGCCGCTCAAGCGCACCGTGGTACTGAACGAGGGCAAATGGTTCGCGGTCGATTTGATGGGGCTCGCGCTGACCTGGGGGCTGGTCGTCATCTACGTGTGGCAGGCGCGCACGCCGGGGCAGGCGGTGATGCTGGGCGCGGTGTTCATGATCTACCAGTACGCGCAGCAGGCAGCAGGCGTGGTGACTTCGGTGGCGGCCAACTTCAGTTTCTTCGCGCGCATGCACACCGACTACTCGAGCGCCGAGCCGATCTGGCAGGCGCCCTCGGGCGACGTGCTCGCCACCGCGCCGGAACAAGTGCCCGAGCGCGAGCGCATCGATGCCGGTGCGACATGGGCGCAACTCGGCGTCGAGGCGCTCCAATGGAAGTACGCGTCGCGCGGCGAGCCCGTCGCGGATGCGGCCGAGCCGCCACGCAGCGGCCTGCACGACGTCGCCCTCACCCTGCGCCGCGGCCAGCGCGTGGCTCTTGTCGGCCCGAGCGGCGGCGGCAAGAGCACGCTGCTGCGCGTGCTCGCCGGGCTCTATGCACCGAATGCCGGCACGCTCACTCTCGACGGTCAGCCGGTCGATTGGCCACAACTGCGCCGGCTCGCCACGCTGATCCCGCAGGAGACCGAACTCTTCGAAGCCAGCGTGCGCGAGAACCTCGCCTTCGGCCAGCCGGCGGACGATGCGCGCCTGCTCGCCGCGCTGCACACCAGCACCTTCGACGAAGTGCTCAAGGCCAACCAAGGCAACCTCGACACGGCCGTGTCCGAGCGAGGCTTCAACCTCTCGGGCGGGCAGCGCCAGCGCCTCTGCCTCGCGCGCGGCGTGCTCGCGGCCGAAGGCAGCTCGCTGTTGCTGCTCGACGAGCCGACCAGCGCGCTCGACGCCAACACCGAAGCGCGCGTGCTCGAACGCATCGCCGCTGCATTCCCCAACGCCTGCGTGATCGCGTCGATCCATCGGCTGAGCCTGCTCGAGCGCTTCGACACCGTGCTGCTGATGGAGGCCGGCCGCGTGCTCGACCACGGGCCGCGCGACGAAGTGCTGGCGCGCCAGCCGCTGCTGCAGCGCATGACGGCGCCCGCCTGAAGGCTCAGGGCAAGTTCTCTCTGAAGATCACTTGGCTGCGCGTCGTCTCCACGCCGCTCAGCGCCTCGCGCTTGTCGCGCAGGTTGGTGAAGATGCGCACGCAACTCATGAGCGTGGTGTGCGGGCTCTGCGTGATGACTGCGTCCATGCTGCCGTCGATCAGCAGCGCACGCGTGTCGGGCGTGAGGCCGTGGCCGATGAAGACCACCTTCTGCTCCCGTCCCGCTTCCTTCAGCGCCCGCGCCACGCCATCTGACGCTCCGCCGATGTTGTAGATGCCGCCCATGTCCGGGTATTGCTCCAGCAGCGCGCGGGTCTGGCGGTAGTTCTTGCCTGCGTCGTCCTGCCCTTCGCGCAGGCCCACGACTTCGAGCTTCGGGAACATCTCGTCGATGACGTGCAGGAAGCCCGCCTCGCGCTCTTCGTGCGCCTTGTAGCTGAGGCTGCCCGCGATGAGCGCGGCCTTCGCGGCGCGCGCGCCGATGAAGCGGCCGATGAGATAGCCGGCCGTGCGCCCGGCCGCGCGGTTGTCCAGCCCCACGAACGCGGCGCGCTCGGAGTTCGACAGGTCCGAGATCAGCGTGACCACCGGCAACCCGCGCGCCGCCAGCGCGGCCACCGCCTCGCGCACCGCCGGATGCTCCAGCGCCATCATCGCGATGCCATCGCAGCGCTGGCCGTGCTTGCGCAACGCGTTCGCCAGCTCATGCGGATTGAAGCTCTCGATGAACACCGTGCGGCACTGCACATTGAACGGCGCCCAGTGCTCCTGCGAGTAACCCACCATGTCGCCCAGCATGCGGATGAAGCGGTTGGTGCCCGCCGGCAGCAGGAACACGAGCCTGAGCGGCGGCGGCGTCAGCGCCGCATAGAGCTCGGGCCCCGGCAGGTAGTCGAGCTCGCCCGCGGCCTTGAGCACGCGCTGCACCGTGGCGTCGCGCACGCCGGGCCGGCGGTTGAGCACGCGATCGACGGTGGCGGTCGACACCTGCGCCGCGCGTGCGATGTCGACCACGCGCGCGCGCCGTGCATCGGAAGGAGGAGGTGAAGGGTTATCCCGCATACATCAAAAACCATCAGGATCGAGTTTGACCCGGATGATGCATCCTTTTATCTTCGCTGTGGCCCAAATCCACTGATGCATCAGATTGCATCAACCGCATTCCGAAGATCCTGGAGACAAAAGACATGACATCGCTGACCCGCCTGAACCGCAGAGGTGCGCTGCGCACCCTTTCCGCCCTCCCCGCCGCCGGCATCGTGTCGGCCGTGCCGCGCATCGCGCGCGCCGCGGAGTTCTCGTACAAGTACGGCAACAACCTGCCGCTCAGCCACCCGCTGAACATCCGTGCGCAAGAGGCGGCCGACCGCATCGCCAAGGAAACCAAGGGCCGGGTCGAGATCAAGATCTTCCCGAACAACCAGCTCGGCGGCGACACCGACATGCTCGCGCAGGTGCGCTCGGGCGGCATCGAGTTCTTCACGCCCTCGGCACTCGTCATCGCCACGCTGGTGCCGGTGGCCGCCATCAACGCGGTGGGCTTCGCATTCAACGACTACGGCCAGGTGTGGGCCGCGATGGACGGCAAGGTCGGCGCCCATGTGCGCGGCGCCATCGCCAAGTCGCGCCTCTACGCCTTCGAGAAGATGTGGGACAACGGCTTTCGCCAGACCACCAGCAGCAAGGCCGCCGTCGCGAACGCAAAGGACATGGACGGCCTGAAGATCCGCGTGCCGGTGAGCCCGCTGTCGATCTCGATGTTCAAGGGCCTGGGCGCCGCGCCCGCGAGCCTGCAGTTCAGCGAGGTGTATTCCGCGCTGCAGACGAAGATCGTCGATGCGCAAGAAAATCCGCTGCCGATCATCCAGGTCGCCAAGCTCTTCGAGGTGCAGAAGTTCTGCTCGCTCACCAACCACATCTGGGACGGCTACTGGTTCATCGCCAACGGCCGCGCATGGGACGCCCTGCCCGACGACCTGAAGACCATCGTCGCGCGCGCCATCAACGACGCCGGCATGCAGCAACGCGAAGACATCAAGAAGCTCAACGAATCGGTGGTCGGCGACCTGCAGGCCAAGGGCCTCACCATCAACCGCCCCACGGCCGACAGCTTCCGCGCGAAGCTGCGCGAATCGGGCTTCTACGGCGAGTGGAAGGGCCGCTTCGGCCCCGAGGCCTGGGCGCTGCTCGAAGGCACCGTCGGCAAGCTGGCCTGAGCGGGCTCATGGTGCATGAATCCACTTTCGAGGCGGCCCCGTTCGTGGGTGCCGGGCCTTCGGCCAATGCGCTGAGCGGCATCGCCGGGCGCGCCGACCGCGTGATCGGCGGCGCCGTCGAGGCGGTGGCCGCGCTGCTGGTGCTGGCCGAGATCTGCGTGCTGTTCGCGGGCGTGGTGTCGCGCTACGTGTTCCATGCGCCGCTGGTTTGGTCGGACGAGCTCGCGTCGATCCTCTTTCTCTGGCTCTCGATGCTGGGCGCGGTCGTGGCGCTGCGGCGCGGCGAGCACATGCGCATGACGGCGCTGCTGCAGAAGGTGACGCCTTCGACGCGCGCCATGCTCGATGCTTTCGCCATCGCGGCGTCCATCGCGTTCCTGGTGCTCATCATCTGGCCCTCGATCGACTACGCGCATGAGGAGTCGTTCATCGTCACGCCCGCGCTGGAGATCAGCAACGCCTGGCGCGCGGCCGCCATTCCGGCTGGCATCGGCATCATGCTGGTGATGGCGCTGCTGCGGCTGGTGCGCGTGTGCACCGGCCGGCAGATCGCCGTCTCGGTGCTCGGCATGGCAGCGCTGGTCGCCGCCTTCTGGCTCGCCGCGCCGCTGTTCGCGACGCTCGGCAAGTTCAACCTCGTGATCTTCTTCGTGGTCGTGGTGGCTGCCACCGTGCTCTCTGGTGTGCCCATCGCGTTCTCGTTCGCGCTGGCCACCTTCGGGTATCTGGCGCTCACCACGCGAACGCCGCTGCTGGTGATGGTGGGGCGGCTCGATGAAGGCATGTCGCACCTCATCCTGCTCGCGGTGCCGCTCTTCATCTTCCTGGGCGCGCTGATCGAGATGACGGGCATGGCGCGCGCCATGATCCAGTTCCTCGCGAGCCTCTTGGGTCATGTGCGCGGCGGTCTCTCGTATGTGCTGATCGGCGCGATGTACCTGGTGTCGGGCATTTCGGGCTCCAAGATCGCCGACATGGCGGCCATTGCGCCCGTGCTGTTCCCCGAGATGGTCAAGCGCGGCGCCAAGCCCGGCGACCTCGTGGCGCTGCTCTCGGCCACTGGGGCGCAGACCGAGACCATTCCGCCGTCGATCGTGCTCATCACCATCGGCTCGGTCACGGGCATCTCGATTGCCGCGCTGTTCACGGGCGGGCTGCTGCCGGCCGTGGTGCTCGGCGTGGCGCTGTGCGTGGTCGTGTGGTGGCGCTACCGCCGCGAAGACCTCAGCGGCGTGCAGCGCTACAGCAAGGGCGAGATCGGCAAGCTGCTGATGGTCGCGCTGCCCGCGGTGCTGCTGCCCTTCGTGATCCGCGCCGCGGTGGTCGAGGGCGTGGCCACGGCCACCGAGGTGTCGACCATCGGCATCGTGTATTCGGCGCTGGTCGGGCTCTTCGTGTACCGGCAGTTCGACTGGAAGCGCCTGAAGCCGATGCTGATCGACACCGCCTCGCTCTCCGGCGCAATCATCTTCATCGTCGGCTGCGCCACGGCCATGGCCTGGGGCCTCACGCAGTCGGGCTTCTCGCAGGACCTGGCCCGCATCATGGGCGCGCTGCCGGGCGGCGCGTACGGGTTCCTGGCCGTGTCGATCGTCGCGTTCATCGTGCTGGGCAGCGTGCTCGAAGGCATTCCGGCCATCGTGCTGTTCGGACCGCTGCTGTTCCCCATCGCCAAGGCCGCGGGCGTGCACGAGGTGCACTACGCGATGGTCGTGATCTTCTCGATGGGCATCGGCCTCTTCGCACCGCCCTTCGGCGTCGGCTACTACGGCGCCTGCGCCGTGAGCAAGGTCAACCCCGACGAGGGCATCCGCCACATCTGGGGCTACCTCGCCGCGATGCTGGTGGGCCTCATCGTCGTGGCCGCCTTCCCGTGGTTCTCGACCGGCTTCCTCAAGTTCTGATCACAACAACACACTCACATCACCGGAGCCAATTGCAATGAGTCGATTCCTCGGCGAGATCCGCCAGCTGGGCTATGTCGTGCACGACATCGAAGCCGCCATGGACTACTGGAGCACCAAGCTGGGCGTAGGCCCGTGGTTCTACAACCCCAAGGTGCCGATCAAGAACTACCGCTACAACGGCGAGGCGCACGAGCCGCACAACTCGGTGGCGCTCGCGAACTCGGGCTACGTGCAGGTCGAGCTGATCCAGACGCGCAACGACGTGCCCTCGATGTACCGCGACTTCCTGCGGGCCGGCCGCACCGGCCTGCAGCACGTCGCCTACTGGACCGCCGACTACGACGCCGACCTCGCGCGCCTCACCGCGCAGGGCTTCAAGCCTGTGATGAGCGGCGAAGTGGGCGAGCGCGGCCGCTTCATCTACTTCGATACCGAGTACCACCCGGGCACGGTGATCGAACTCTCCGAAGTGGCGGGGCCCAAGGGCAAGATGTTCGACCTGATCCGCAGCGCCTCCGAAGGCTGGGACGGCAGCGAACCCGTGCGCCCCTTTCCCGACCTGAGCAAGCTGTGACGATGGCGGCCGAACGCATCCGCGCGCGCTACCTGATCGAGACGCCGGTGGACCCGGCGGCCGTGGCCGAGGTGATGGCCGGCGAGCAGTCGTGCGGCACCTTCACGCGGGTCGAAGGCGAGACCGATGCGCTGCGCGAACGTGCGCGGGCGACGGTCGAGGCGATCACCGAGCTGGAACCTGCGCCATCGCCGAGCCTGCCGAACGCGCTGCTCGAACGCAAGGGAACGCGCGGGCCTTGGCGGCGTGCGCACGTCGACATCTCGTTTCCCGTGGCGAACATCGGCGCCAACCTGCCGACGCTTGCTGCGACGGTGTCGGGCAACCTGTACGACCTCGGCGAAGTGACGGGCCTGCGACTCGAATCGCTGCACGTGCCTGCCGCCTACCGCGCGCAATTCGAGATGCCTCGCATTGGCATCGCGGGCACGCGTCGCGCCACGGGCGTGGCGAGCGGCGCGCTGGTCGGCACGATCATCAAGCCGAACGTGGGCCTCTCGGCGGCGGAGACCGCCACGCTGGTCGCAAGGCTCTGCGCCGCGGGCGTCGATTTCATCAAGGACGACGAGGTCTGCGCTGATCCCGCGCATGCCCCGCTGGCAGAACGCGTGCCGGCCGTGATGGCGGTCGTGCGCGCCCACCAGGAGCGCACCGGCAAGCATGTGATGGTGGCCTTCAACATCACAGACGAGACGGATGCGATGAAGCGGCATGCCGATCTCGTGGAGCGCGAAGGCGGCTCCTGCGTGATGGCCAGCCTCAACTGGTGCGGCCACTCGGGCATCCAGACGCTGCGGCGCCACACGGGCTTGGCGCTGCACGGCCACCGCAACGGCTATGGCGCGCTGTCGCGGCATCCGCTGCTGGGCATCTCGTTCCAGGCGTACCAGACGCTCTGGCGCCTCGCGGGGGTGGACCACATGCACGTGCACGGCCTGCAGGGCAAGTTCTCGCAGCCCGACAGCGAAGTCATCGAGTCGGCGCGCGACTGCTTCACGCCGCTCACCGATGCGGCGGACGACCGCGTGATGCCCGCGTTCTCCTCGGGCCAGTGGGCCGGCACGGTGCCCGCCACCTGGGCCGCCATCGGCAGCGACGACCTGCTCTTCATGGCCGGCGGCGGCATCCTCGCGCACCCCGACGGCGCGGAGGCCGGCGTGACCAGCATCCGCCAGGCCTGGTCGGCCGCGCGCGCGGGCACGGCGCTGCAGGACGCCGCGAAGCACGCGTCCGAACTTGCGCGCGCCCTCGCCTTCTTCGGCAAGCCATGACGCCGGCCCCGGCCGTCGTCTACTACGGCGACGATTTCACCGGCGCGACCGACACGCTCGGAACCGCGGCCCGCGCGGGCTTGCGCGCGCTGCTGTTCCTCGAGACGCCCGATGCCGCGCGCATCGAACGCGCCGGACCGCTCGACGTGCTGGGCATCGCGGGCGCGGCGCGCGCCATGACACCGGAAGCGATGCAAGCCGAGCTGGCGCCCGTCGCCGCGCTGTTCCGCTCGCTCGGCGCGCGCGTGCTGCACTACAAGACCTGCTCGACCTTCGACAGCGCGCCGCACATCGGCTCCATTGGCGCCGCAGTGCGCGCATTGCGCGGCGCGGTCGAGCAACCCTGGACAGCCATCGTCGGCGGGCAGCCGAATCTCGGGCGCCATTGCCTCTTCGGCCATCTGTTTGCCGCAGCGGGCGCCGGTGGCGAGGTGTTTCGCATCGACCGCCATCCGACGATGAGCCGGCACCCGGTCACGCCGATGCACGAGTCGGACCTGCGGCTGCACCTCGCCGGGCAAGGCCTGGCCGACGTGCGCTCCATTCCTTTCACGGCGGCATCGAGTGGCAGCCACGCGCTCCGCGAGGCACTGCAACGAACTCTGCACCCGCCTTCACCCGCCAAGCCGCCCGAGGCCGTGCTGTTCGACGTGACCGACGCGGCGCAACTGGCAGCTATCGGCGAGGTACTGTGGGCGCAAGCCCGACGCGACACATTGCTGGCCGTGGGACCGAGCAGCGTGGTCGATGCGCTGGCCACGGCGTTCGGCCCGCGCGCCGATGCGCAAACCGCCGCCGCCGTGACACCGGCGACGGGCCCCGTGCTCGTTCTTGCAGGCAGCCTCTCTCCCGTCACCGCGCGCCAAGTCGCGGCGGCGCAGTCGTTCGACATCGTGTGGCTCGACGCGCCGCGACTCGCCCAACGCGATGCGCCGACCTTGCAGCGCCACGCCCGCGACATCGCGCAGGCGCTCGCCCGTGGCCGGCACGTGCTGGCTTGCACCCGCCCGCCCGAGCAGGCATCGCCCTCGCCGGACATCGATGCCCAAGCCCTCGCACGCGCCGGTGGAGATTTGCTGGTTCAAGTGCTGGCGCACGTACCGCTGCGGCGCGTGGGTGTGGCCGGTGGCGACACCTCGAGCCACGGCGTCCAGGCGCTCGATGCCTGGGGCCTCTCCTACGTGGCCGACATGGGTGCGGGCGCCTCGCTGTGCCGCGTGCACAGCGACGACACGCGGCTCGATGGCATGGAGATCATGCTCAAAGGTGGACAGATGGGCACCGACGACGTGTTCGAGCGGCTGGTGCACGGCGCGGGCTGAGCCACCGCGCGGCAACGCGCGCGGCGGCCATCGCCGGTGTTCAGAACTGTCCCTGCCCGTCGCCCGAGCGGTCATGGACCCAGCGCATCGCCTGCTGCTCCGCATGGCGCAGCGCTTCGGCCTCGGTGGCGTAGGCGATCTCGTCGGTGTCGTTGGGCAACTCGATCTCTTCTTCCTTGTCACCCTTTCGTATGCGGCAGCGCACGACGGGCCTGTAGGTCTGGCTCTCGTCCTGCCGCTCGGCGCGGCAGAGAAAGAACCAGCCGCGGTAGGTGAACGTGGCCACGCGTTCTTCGTAGGGTGTCGGTGTTGCTTGCATGAGGGGGCGTGCCTTTCGTTTGCGGTTGGCTTCAATCTGCGACGCATGCAGGCGGCACCGTGTGAGAACCGGCCCACGCTGCGCGTCGGCAAGATGCACCTAATCGACCCGGCGCAGCGGGTTAGGGTGGCTTAGCCCCCTTTGATCACCATCCTCCGATCACCATCGATTCCCTCACCATGGAAATGCTTTCTCTCGTTCAATGGCCTGCTTTCGCCGCATCGGTCGCAGCCGCCTGGCTGGTGGCTTCGAACTCGAAGACGCGGCGCAACGCCGGCTTCTGGGTCTTCCTGCTCAGCAATGTGCTCTGGACGGTCTGGGGCGTGCACACGAGCGCCTGGGCGCTCATTGCGCTGCAGGTGTGCCTGGCCGCGCTCAATATCCGCGGTCTCTTCAAGACCGAAGACAAGGCGGACGGCCAGTGATGCAGGGGCCGGTGCGCCCCGGCCTCCTTGTCCTCTTGCATCGCCCTGCATGCGCATGCGGAAAAATCCTACGCACCGGCGCGGGTGCGCTCTGCAACCTGAGGTTTTCCACCAACCACATGGAGCCCCACGATGCCCACCACCAAGCGCGCCGAACCCGATGCATGCAGCCTTCTGGACACGGACCACAAGAACGTCAAGAAGATGTTCACTGCCTACGAGGAACTGGCGAACTCCAAGGCCGCCAGCGCGGCCGACAAGAAGCGCGAGCTGGCCAGCCAGATCTGCGCGGAACTGACGGTCCACACGCAGATCGAGGAAGAAATCTTCTACCCCGCCGTGCGCGAAGCGATCAAGGAGACCGACCTGCTCGATGAAGCCGAGGTCGAACACGCGAGCGCCAAGGACCTGATCGCGCAGATCCAGGAAGCCACCGAGATCGACGACATGTTCGATGCCAAGGTGAAGGTCCTGGGCGAGTACATCGACCATCACGTGAAGGAAGAGCGCAACGAGATGTTCCCCAAGGCGCGCGCCGCCCGCGGCCTCGACCTCGTGGCCATGCGCGAGCAACTCATGGCGCGCAAGGAAGAGCTGATGGGCGAACTGATGGGCGAGCCGGCGTAAGACGCTCCGCCCCAATACGCCTCCCTCCAGCCCGCCCCCCGCGTCCGGCACCGGCACCCCGGTGCCGGACGCTTCAACCTACGGAAACCCCCGCCATGACCGCCACCACCGGAAACACCAGCAAGCTCTGGGAACTGATCAAGGACACGCGCTTCGGCATGCTCACGCATCGCCATGCCGATGGGCAACTGCACAGCCACCCGCTGACCACGCAGAACAAGGAAGTGGACGAAAACGCGACCCTCTACTTCTTCGTGCCCAAGGACGGAGAAATTGCACGGCACGTTGCGACCGACCCGACCGTGAACGTCTCCTACGCCAACACCGACGACGACAGCTACGTCTCCGTCTCGGGCCATGCGGCGCTGCTGGAAGACCCCGCGAAGAAGGAAGCGCTGTTCACCAAGATGGCCAAGGCCTGGTTCCCTGAGGGCCCGACCGACCCGAACCTGGGCTTGCTCGCGGTGAGCGTGCTGCGCGCGGAGTACTGGGACGTGGACGACAGCAAGATGGTGCAGCTGTTCAAGATGGCCAAGGCCGCCATGACCGGCGAGACGCCCAAGAACCTGGGGGAACACAAGAAGGTCGCCGTTTCCTGATGAGTGCGGTGCCAACGCAATCGCAATCACCATCGCCCACGACGGCGCCGCACCGCTGGCAGTTCATCCGGGTCGGGGGTGCCGACCAGGTCATCTTCCGCACGGGCGAAGACATCGCCCGCCTCGGCGAGCTGGACCAGAAGCTGTGGGTCGCCCTCGCCTGCCCGACACGCGGCATCGACTTCGATGCGCGCACGCTGGACCTCATCGATGCCGATGGCGATGGCCGCGTGCGCCCGCCCGAAGTGGTCGCGGCCTGCGAATGGGTGTGTGCGCGGCTGCGCAATCCCGACGTGTTGCTGCAAGGCAGCGACGCGCTGGCGCTGGACGACCTGGATGCCGGCAACGCCGATGGCGCGCGCCTGATCGAGGAAGCGCGCCGCCTGTTGCAGATCCAGGGCAAGCCCGATTCGGCCACGCTCACGCTGGCCGACATCGCCGACCGCGGCGAGTTGCTGGCGGCCATGCGTTTCAACGGCGACGGCGTCATCACGCCCGAGACGGCCGAAGACGACACTGTGCGCGCCACGGTTGCCGAGATCATTCGCATCCACGGCAGCGTGCCCGACCGGCACAAGGCCACGCCGGGCGTCGACCGGCCGCGCATCGAAGCCTTCTTCGCCGAGGTGCAGGCCGCGCGCGACTGGCATGCCAAGGCCGATGCGAACGACAAGGCACTGATGCCGCTGGGCGAGCCCACGCTGGCCGCCGCCGACGCCACGCGCAAGGTGCAGGCCAAGCTGGACGATTACTTCGCGCGATGCCGCGTCGCCGCGTTCGATGCGCAGGCCGTGGCGGCGCTGAACCCTTCGCCCGAGGCCTATGACGCGTTGGGCGCAAACAGGCTCGACCTGAGCGCCGACCCGATTGCCGACCTGCCGCTCGCGCCCGTCACGCCACGCTGCGTGCTGCCGCTGCATGGCAACCGCATCAACCCCGCGTGGACCGGAGACATCGCCGCGTTCGCCGAACGCGCCGTCACGCCGCTGCTGGGCGCGCGCGACGAACTCGCGGAAACGGAATGGCTGGCCATCAAGCAGCAGCTCGCGCCGCTGCAAGCGCTGATGGCCAAGCGGCCCGTCAACGCTGCCGCCGCGCTGTCGCTCGCGCAGCTCGACGCCTTCCTGCAGACGCGCGAGCCGCTGCTCGCGCTGCTTCACGACGACGAAGCCGCCGAGACGCACAACAACCTGCTGGTCGACCTGGAGAAGCTGATCCGGCTGCAGCGCGACCTCGTGGTGCTGCTCAACAACTTCGTGTCGTTCAAGGCCTTCTACCGGCGCGAGGGCGCGATCTTCCAGGCCGGCACGCTCTACCTGGACGGCCGCAGCTGCGAGCTCACGGTGCAGGTGCAGGACACGGCCAAGCACGCCGTGCTGGCGGGCCTCGCGAAGACCTGCCTCGCGTACTGCGACTGCACGCGCCAAGGGCAGAAGATGAGCATCGTCGCGGCCTTCACCGCGGGCGACATCGACTTTCTGTTCGTGGGCCGCAACGGCGTCTTCTACGACCGCCAGGGCCGCGACTGGGACGCCACCATCACCAAGCTGATCGAGAACCCGACCAGCGTGGCGCAAGCCTTCTTCGCGCCCTACAAGAAGTTCGTGCGGGTGATCGAGGAGCAAGTCGCCAAGCGCGCGGCCGCGAGCGAGGCGGCAGGCCAGGGCACGCTGACGAGCTTTGCGACCAAGCTCACGACCGCCGACCAGGCCACAGCAGCGGGCGCGGCCAAGACGCCGGCTGCACCCGCTGCTGCGCCCCGCACGGCGGGCCGCGTGGATGTCGGCACCGTGGCCGCCATCGGCGTCGCCCTCGGGAGCATCAGCGCGGTGCTGGTTGCCATCTTCGGCAAATTCGTCGATCTGGGGCAATGGATACCGGTGGCGCTCATCGGCATCGTCGCGGCGATCTCCGGGCCGAGCATGCTGATCGCCTGGCTCAAGCTGCGGCAGCGCAGCCTGGGGCCGATCCTGGACGCGAGCGGATGGGCCATCAACGGGCGCATGAAGGTCAACGTGCGGCTGGGCGGCATGCTGTCGCAGACCGCGCATGTGCCGCCGGGCGCGCGGCGGGTGGCGCGCGATCCGTACCGCGAGCGGCACGGCGCGGCCGGTGTCGCCGCCGCGGCGGTGCTGGCGCTGGCGCTCGTGGTGCTGGCTTGGCGCATGGACTGGCTGGACAACCGGCTGCCCACCGCGCTGCAGCACTCGCCGACCGCCGCGGCCACGGTGCCGCCCGCGCCGTCGTCGTAACGGCGGAGATCAGCCCAGACGGATAGATACAGGGGCTATGAAACTTCCGGGCCGCATTGCACAGGCTCGGGGATTGAACGTCAGGCGCCGGGCCTCGCGTTCCGCTCGCGGACGAAATGACCGACCCGGAGCCTGACGCGCTCCATGGCGGCGTCCAGGCTGAGTTGCGGGGTGATCACGAGCACCCATCGGGGATCGCCGCCGAAGCTCAGGCTGGCCATGCCGACATAGCTGCCGGCGGGTGTCTGCGTGAGCTTGAAGGAGCCGGTCCAGTGCTCCGGCAGGTCGATGGCAAAGGGGGTTGCTTCCATATGAGGGGGTCGAGGGTAGTGGCTCGTGCTCGCCCGGCCCAAGGAACTATTACCAGAGCGGCAATAAATTCCGCAGACCTGCTTTATTGCCGGTCCGACTGAAATCGCGTTCCACTGAATAGCCCGGCTCCCACGGTAGGAAGCCTCCCGCATCACAAAGCGCCATTGGCCCCCGCCTTCCGTCACGGACGGCGCACACAATTACCTGCCTCCCTGCACGAGCCCTCGCCCGCATGATCCTCAA
This region includes:
- a CDS encoding ABC transporter ATP-binding protein, with translation MQKTTETNDPGNAIRALYAALWHFAAGARGQLLGATALLASSQLIRLTLPYLAGQAINALQRSDFSGAGRWIGTLAAVYVGAWALHGPGRILERNVGLKVRERLADELYARIAAAPLAWHDGHHSGELQHRVHQASRALADFAQNQFIWLTNAVNFVGPLVALALLSRTSGATALVGYVLIGLVIVRIDRALMKLARAENDADRRYVSALLDFLGNASTVIGLRLQGASRLLLRRRMAAISLPLKRTVVLNEGKWFAVDLMGLALTWGLVVIYVWQARTPGQAVMLGAVFMIYQYAQQAAGVVTSVAANFSFFARMHTDYSSAEPIWQAPSGDVLATAPEQVPERERIDAGATWAQLGVEALQWKYASRGEPVADAAEPPRSGLHDVALTLRRGQRVALVGPSGGGKSTLLRVLAGLYAPNAGTLTLDGQPVDWPQLRRLATLIPQETELFEASVRENLAFGQPADDARLLAALHTSTFDEVLKANQGNLDTAVSERGFNLSGGQRQRLCLARGVLAAEGSSLLLLDEPTSALDANTEARVLERIAAAFPNACVIASIHRLSLLERFDTVLLMEAGRVLDHGPRDEVLARQPLLQRMTAPA
- a CDS encoding LacI family DNA-binding transcriptional regulator, whose translation is MRDNPSPPPSDARRARVVDIARAAQVSTATVDRVLNRRPGVRDATVQRVLKAAGELDYLPGPELYAALTPPPLRLVFLLPAGTNRFIRMLGDMVGYSQEHWAPFNVQCRTVFIESFNPHELANALRKHGQRCDGIAMMALEHPAVREAVAALAARGLPVVTLISDLSNSERAAFVGLDNRAAGRTAGYLIGRFIGARAAKAALIAGSLSYKAHEEREAGFLHVIDEMFPKLEVVGLREGQDDAGKNYRQTRALLEQYPDMGGIYNIGGASDGVARALKEAGREQKVVFIGHGLTPDTRALLIDGSMDAVITQSPHTTLMSCVRIFTNLRDKREALSGVETTRSQVIFRENLP
- a CDS encoding VOC family protein, with amino-acid sequence MSRFLGEIRQLGYVVHDIEAAMDYWSTKLGVGPWFYNPKVPIKNYRYNGEAHEPHNSVALANSGYVQVELIQTRNDVPSMYRDFLRAGRTGLQHVAYWTADYDADLARLTAQGFKPVMSGEVGERGRFIYFDTEYHPGTVIELSEVAGPKGKMFDLIRSASEGWDGSEPVRPFPDLSKL
- a CDS encoding TRAP transporter substrate-binding protein: MTSLTRLNRRGALRTLSALPAAGIVSAVPRIARAAEFSYKYGNNLPLSHPLNIRAQEAADRIAKETKGRVEIKIFPNNQLGGDTDMLAQVRSGGIEFFTPSALVIATLVPVAAINAVGFAFNDYGQVWAAMDGKVGAHVRGAIAKSRLYAFEKMWDNGFRQTTSSKAAVANAKDMDGLKIRVPVSPLSISMFKGLGAAPASLQFSEVYSALQTKIVDAQENPLPIIQVAKLFEVQKFCSLTNHIWDGYWFIANGRAWDALPDDLKTIVARAINDAGMQQREDIKKLNESVVGDLQAKGLTINRPTADSFRAKLRESGFYGEWKGRFGPEAWALLEGTVGKLA
- a CDS encoding TRAP transporter large permease subunit, which gives rise to MVHESTFEAAPFVGAGPSANALSGIAGRADRVIGGAVEAVAALLVLAEICVLFAGVVSRYVFHAPLVWSDELASILFLWLSMLGAVVALRRGEHMRMTALLQKVTPSTRAMLDAFAIAASIAFLVLIIWPSIDYAHEESFIVTPALEISNAWRAAAIPAGIGIMLVMALLRLVRVCTGRQIAVSVLGMAALVAAFWLAAPLFATLGKFNLVIFFVVVVAATVLSGVPIAFSFALATFGYLALTTRTPLLVMVGRLDEGMSHLILLAVPLFIFLGALIEMTGMARAMIQFLASLLGHVRGGLSYVLIGAMYLVSGISGSKIADMAAIAPVLFPEMVKRGAKPGDLVALLSATGAQTETIPPSIVLITIGSVTGISIAALFTGGLLPAVVLGVALCVVVWWRYRREDLSGVQRYSKGEIGKLLMVALPAVLLPFVIRAAVVEGVATATEVSTIGIVYSALVGLFVYRQFDWKRLKPMLIDTASLSGAIIFIVGCATAMAWGLTQSGFSQDLARIMGALPGGAYGFLAVSIVAFIVLGSVLEGIPAIVLFGPLLFPIAKAAGVHEVHYAMVVIFSMGIGLFAPPFGVGYYGACAVSKVNPDEGIRHIWGYLAAMLVGLIVVAAFPWFSTGFLKF